From Watersipora subatra chromosome 8, tzWatSuba1.1, whole genome shotgun sequence, a single genomic window includes:
- the LOC137402774 gene encoding alpha-(1,3)-fucosyltransferase fut-1-like: MTEFGKRKLIVSIDKGGRWVLPKMHFDGCEYSNCDYIYSPDNISYALQADALIFVPNTPQSLLQFPRAIRQQQLWFVSSMEPPAYPLHRFNKVVNNFNGSMTYLRNSTPAQFFYGRAKKERAPIHRQPTINYSKNKTKGAFAYVSHCGSKQYDRLSFMKQLKKYINVDIFGGCTKQQPCSKKVDISCEAEAHYPYRFYLAFENSLCTEYITEKFWKRLKSEGNFVPVALGGLSVHEYTDIAPPDSFIHVYNFSSVEALGKYLPHLMTDDAAYNKYHEWRQHYSVSLDKGKPCGLCKSINHPESLRAEQNRQFADERNDENNCKNLSIPAS, encoded by the coding sequence ATGACTGAATTTGGTAAAAGAAAATTAATAGTAAGTATAGATAAAGGAGGACGCTGGGTGCTTCCAAAAATGCACTTTGATGGATGTGAATATTCAAATTGTGATTATATCTACAGTCCAGATAACATCAGTTATGCTCTGCAAGCCGATGCTCTTATATTCGTTCCAAACACTCCGCAGAGTTTGTTACAGTTTCCAAGAGCTATCCGTCAACAGCAACTGTGGTTCGTATCAAGCATGGAACCGCCAGCTTACCCTTTGCATAGATTCAATAAAGTTGTCAACAATTTTAATGGAAGCATGACCTACTTACGCAACTCCACGCCTGCGCAGTTTTTTTACGGACGCGCAAAGAAAGAGCGTGCACCTATTCATCGACAACCAACTATCAACTATTcgaaaaataaaactaaagggGCATTTGCATACGTCTCTCACTGCGGTTCAAAACAGTATGACAGACTATCCTTTATGAAGCAGCTAAAGAAGTACATAAATGTAGACATATTTGGTGGCTGCACAAAACAACAACCTTGTTCAAAAAAAGTTGACATATCATGTGAGGCTGAGGCACACTATCCTTACAGGTTCTACTTAGCATTTGAAAATTCCTTATGTACAGAGTATATAACTGAGAAATTCTGGAAACGTTTGAAGAGTGAAGGAAATTTTGTTCCCGTTGCTCTCGGAGGTTTATCAGTACACGAATATACTGACATTGCTCCTCCAGATTCTTTCATTCACGTCTACAATTTCTCATCAGTAGAGGCTCTAGGAAAGTATCTCCCGCACCTGATGACAGATGATGCTGCTTATAACAAGTACCACGAGTGGCGTCAGCATTACTCAGTTTCATTAGATAAAGGAAAACCTTGTGGCCTTTGCAAAAGCATCAATCACCCAGAGTCTCTACGCGCTGAGCAGAATAGGCAATTTGCTGATGAAAGGAATGATGAAAATAACTGCAAGAACTTGTCAATACCTGCCAGTTAG